A genomic segment from Nicotiana sylvestris chromosome 1, ASM39365v2, whole genome shotgun sequence encodes:
- the LOC138875393 gene encoding uncharacterized protein, producing the protein MGQHYPVSAKLRFPCTNNMAEYEICILGLNMVVDMNIQELMVIGDSDLHVHQNEFTDALATLSSMIQHPDKNYIDLIPVMIHNQPAYCAHVEEEVDGKPWFLDIKEYLSRGEYPKHANHIQKCMLRRLSNYFFHSGGNLYKRTSYLGF; encoded by the exons atgggtcaacattatcccgtatctgctaaactcagatttccctgcaccaacaacatggcggaatatgaaatctgcatactagggctcaacatggtagtcgacatgaacattcaagagttgatGGTGATCGGTGACTCAGATTTGcatgtgcaccag aatgagttcaccgacgcattagccactttgtcatccatgatacaacatccagataagaactatattgatctCATTCCAGTGatgatccataatcagccagcatattgtgctcatgtcgaggaggaagtagatggaaagccttggttccttgatatcaaggaatacttatcAAGAGGAGAATACCCGAAGCATGCAAATCATATCCAGAAATGCAtgctccggagattgtcaaattacttcttccacagcggagggaacttgtacaaaagaacttcGTATTTGGGTttctaa